Genomic DNA from Bacillota bacterium:
AAGAAGTGCCGGCATTACTCCAACTTGTGTCAGGACCCAGAAGTGAAAAGCCTATTAGACGAAGCGGGTCGGATGCATCAAGCCCATTATGTTAAACTGCATCAACACCTCAATCCCCAGAAAGTGTGGCAGTAACTGGAAAGGAGGAAGCCTGAGTGTCGCAGCGTATTCAAAACCCGGAGCCGACCCCTGCGGTGAAAGGTCCGGAACTGAACGACCGTGATCTGCTCAACGATATCTTGGCTACGGCGAAGTACCTGACGGACGGATACAATGTCTTTGCTCGGGAAGCTAGTCACCAGACTCTGCATCAGGATGTCTTAGGAATGCTCAACCAGACCCACGAATGTGCAAGAAAATGCTATGAACTGATGTTCCGCAAGGGTTGGTACGCTTTGGAGACCGCTGAACTGCAGCAGGTTCAGCAGGCACAGCAACAGTTTGCTGGGTATATGAATCAGTTTCCCTACCAATAGAAGCTGTTCGGAGAGGGGTTTGTCCCTCTCCCCAGGTAGTCCTTCTTCGCTGTCTTCCTTGGTTCACTTCTTTTTAGGATCCCTTAGTTTTTGCCACGAGGTCCCACTCGGATGCTGCCAAGGTTCGTCTGGAATAGGGTGGAAGTGCATGTTGTCCAAGGTAAGCCTTGGTGCTTCCCTATTCGTCCTCCGATTGAGTCAAGTCTGTTCCAAAAACTCTTGCGAATCGGTTTCACCTGGTGGTACACTGGAAGACAAGGAGGCAGATTATGTCGCTGGATAATTCGCTTTCCGATACACTGGCCGGTGTATTGGAGCAAGATTCCATTGAACTGAGGGATTTGTTCGCCTGCGCTGGGCAGTACAGCTTTAGTTTTCTGTTCATCCTGGTGGGCTTGTTTGTTATGATCCCGTTGCCACCGGGGGGTGGTATTCTGCCGGGACTCCTTGTTTTTTTCTGGGGATTGCAACGGGCCCTTGGTTTGGAGGCACCGTGGTTACCCAACTGGCTGCTGAACCGAAGGATTGATCAGAAGACTGCGGCCCTGTTGTTGACCAAGGCCTTGCCGGTGATGAGAAAGCTAGAGTTGCGATTTGCCCAGGAGGGACCTTTGGTACCGACGGAGTTGGAGATGAGGTTGGGCTCCTTTCTGGCCGGGGCTATGGGGTTGTTCATCGTG
This window encodes:
- a CDS encoding spore coat protein, with amino-acid sequence MSQRIQNPEPTPAVKGPELNDRDLLNDILATAKYLTDGYNVFAREASHQTLHQDVLGMLNQTHECARKCYELMFRKGWYALETAELQQVQQAQQQFAGYMNQFPYQ
- a CDS encoding exopolysaccharide biosynthesis protein, translating into MSLDNSLSDTLAGVLEQDSIELRDLFACAGQYSFSFLFILVGLFVMIPLPPGGGILPGLLVFFWGLQRALGLEAPWLPNWLLNRRIDQKTAALLLTKALPVMRKLELRFAQEGPLVPTELEMRLGSFLAGAMGLFIVLPTPFLNRFPALGAILIGLSQINRNRRFLLLSILYSIVTSVFMTMFLVTSGAFLWKEIDERI